One stretch of Podospora pseudoanserina strain CBS 124.78 chromosome 4, whole genome shotgun sequence DNA includes these proteins:
- a CDS encoding hypothetical protein (EggNog:ENOG503NZ5N; COG:S) codes for MYHISMQVLIKTFITHFLMISKQLVQLHINTPPQLSTTAPSPMRNRYLSPITQFLEEHIIGAELHDEWLKWPRPKPKLALLWATIQAELLTYRRIKIGDGWMSENFSMTALNDWLEGKSATFKTPLVERDMLKEYSTCCGWFLCAGFPTPTAGDVCETHFMNMDIYDRTTFHPQQDIRVNWMDMAMEEES; via the exons ATGTATCATATTTCGATGCAAGTTTTGATCAAGACTTTCATCACCCATTTCTTGATGATTTCGAAGCAGCTAGTCCAACTTcacatcaacaccccacCGCAGCTGTCGACGACAGCTCCGAGTCCGATGAGGAATCGATATCTGAGCCCCATCACCCAGTTT CTAGAGGAGCACATTATCGGAGCAGAGTTGCACGACGAATGGCTTAAGTGGCCCCGACCAAAACCCAAGCTGGCCCTCCTCTGGGCGACTATCCAAGCCGAGCTGCTCACCTACCGCCGCATTAAAATCGGGGATGGCTGGATGTCAGAGAACTTTTCGATGACTGCTCTAAACGACTGGTTGGAAGGAAAATCTGCCACGTTCAAAACACCGTTAGTGGAAAGGGACATGCTGAAAGAGTATTCGACGTGTTGCGGATGGTTCTTGTGTGCGGGATTCCCCACACCTACTGCCGGAGATGTCTGCGAAACGCATTTCATGAACATGGATATCTACGATAGAACCACATTCCACCCACAACAGGATATCAGAGTAAATTGGATGGATATGGCGATGGAAGAGGAATCATAG
- a CDS encoding hypothetical protein (EggNog:ENOG503PSI7) has product MAVIISYRLTSWNLPYVAYVKASGKCHDQASPFGTAGTTPPYLNIPSPGAASSAHQTSDPSPTTKLVHHKRALDRSSLLLQGRHRELLTISSREDRITLTDYFHDFYMYSFVTAKYWGKGPRRWTPAVISALTLGSSDRRLEALQAPSQLCRWLIYVPPINYKHIPDIPDSNPDAERDDLDPNSLNFWQEWPSDPGSSYTEVIHESITHGSFSRIPSDTLPLSTQLITESVRQHSKAVELDAWKMAIMSGNVELLVTLWEKEEALPEKIADIHPIHLAATFLDGANTGCCMIAELISMLPWMYLRNYPLDDLDHTLLDKFMINILRSHTSVYPEEVSNAFNPPHRFPGEEKNNCGRWDADSPVIRALFCSGYSRIPNDWKHAFCHTAIQAICHSSIAIYGSPLSPDINALSGLFVRRCGHCGLQLKLGPLHALVVVTFYLAHRGMSGETLFGPLAILVCLMSIGADPLLKTNMSVEDILGTAEPDRCHHRPLDALDLMEAVPVSLQQT; this is encoded by the exons ATGGCAG TGATCATCAGCTACAGATTGACATCATGGAACCTACCCTACGTGGCATATGTCAAGGCGTCTGGCAAATGCCATGATCAGGCATCTCCATTCGGCACTGCTGGCACCACCCCTCCTTACCTCAACATTCCCAGCCCGGGAGCTGCATCGTCTGCGCATCAAACATCGGACCCAtcgccaacaaccaaactcGTACATCATAAAAGAGCTCTGGATCGCTCTAGTCTCCTTTTACAGGGGCGCCACAGGGAGCTGTTAACCATCTCTAGCAGAGAAGACCGAAT CACCTTGACAGACTACTTCCACGACTTCTATATGTACTCGTTTGTCACTGCAAAATATTGGGGCAAAGGGCCAAGGCGCTGGACGCCTGCAGTGATATCTGCGCTTACACTTGGCTCATCTGAT AGGAGGCTGGAGGCACTGCAAGCGCCATCCCAACTTTGTCGCTGGTTGATATATGTCCCGCCCATAAACTATAAGCACATCCCCGACATTCCTGACTCGAATCCTGACGCTGAGCGAGACGACCTCGATCCCAACAGCCTCAACTTCTGGCAGGAATGGCCATCGGATCCTGGTTCCTCATATACCGAGGTTATACATGAGTCGATCACCCATGGCTCCTTTTCCCGCATTCCATCCGACAcactccccctttccactcAATTGATCACAGAATCTGTGCGGCAGCATTCAAAGGCAGTCGAATTGGATGCTTGGAAAATGGCAATCATGTCTGGCAATGTTGAGCTGTTGGTCACTCTCtgggaaaaagaggaggcGTTACCAGAAAAGATTGCTGATATCCACCCAATCCACCTCGCTGCTACCTTCTTGGACGGCGCAAACACCGGCTGCTGTATGATCGCTGAGCTAATCTCAATGTTACCTTGGATGTACCTTCGAAACTACCCCCTAGACGATCTGgaccacaccctcctcgacaaaTTCATGATCAACATTCTTCGCTCACACACCAGTGTCTACCCTGAGGAAGTCAGCAATGCCTTTAACCCACCGCATCGATTTCcgggggaagaaaagaacaactGCGGAAGATGGGACGCTGATTCTCCTGTCATCCGAGCCCTCTTCTGCAGCGGATACTCCCGAATCCCGAATGACTGGAAGCACGCATTCTGCCATACCGCCATACAAGCAATATGCCACAGTAGCATCGCAATATACGGGTCACCATTGTCCCCAGATATCAATGCTCTTAGTGGCCTGTTTGTCCGACGTTGTGGGCACTGTGGGTTGCAACTAAAACTTGGACCGCTTCATGCTCTTGTCGTTGTGACCTTCTACCTTGCGCATCGGGGAATGTCAGGAGAGACACTATTTGGACCTCTTGCAATTTTGGTCTGTCTGATGAGTATTGGGGCTGATCCGCTACTGAAGACGAACATGTCTGTGGAAGACATCCTGGGAACAGCCGAACCAGACCGATGTCATCATAGGCCACTAGATGCGTTGGATTTAATGGAAGCAGTCCCGGTGTCCCTCCAACAAACTTAG
- a CDS encoding hypothetical protein (EggNog:ENOG503P7T8), producing MAVYNPNISNGTCYYTEDTPTKGDFIPCGNEALQVWPCCHTGSFCLSLGEANACWDKTSGNTYVAGCTDPSFTDPNCLYKRDPFHSQEWVAINQACKNLNAASSPDTTNWTGCKVPDNSTELVKLSLDACTPYCNKDQILYPGSSSLAAYASLPTIPGSSIFWQNNYVPPTAPAAGYTPGKTRGVVPTYTGKSSTSSSAASPESGGLSPGAKAGIGVGAAIGGILLLLILGWAIVLCRRKRRRQKELEIGHYNSIHGGGHHPGMVGVGSPGGFSQSHYSQQDAMTVSSATAVHPSPPPPFNSGLYYAHNAAPGELPGTTVGGGQSPGQKSELPADERFSVQLPT from the exons ATGGCTGTGTATAACCCAAACATCTCCAACGGCACCTGCTATTACACGGAGGACACCCCGACAAAGGGGGATTTTATCCCATGTGGTAACGAGGCGCTCCAAGTATGGCCATGCTGCCACACGGGCAGTTTTTGTCTATCGCTAGGTGAAGCCAATGCCTGCTGGGACAAGACCT cCGGAAACACCTACGTGGCAGGCTGCACcgacccctccttcaccgacCCCAACTGCCTCTACAAGCGCGACCCCTTCCACTCCCAAGAATGGGTCGCCATCAACCAAGCCTGCAAAAACCTCAACGCCGCCTCCAGCCCCGACACGACCAACTGGACCGGCTGCAAGGTCCCCGACAACTCCACCGAACTGGTGAAGCTCTCCCTCGACGCCTGCACCCCCTATTGCAACAAAGACCAGATCCTCTAccccggctcctcctccctcgccgcctaCGCCAGCCTACCCACCATCCCGGGGTCGTCCATCTTCTGGCAAAACAACTACGTGCCCCCCACCGCGCCAGCAGCGGGGTACACCCCCGGCAAAACCCGCGGCGTCGTCCCAACCTACACGGGTAaatcgtccacctcctcctccgccgcctctccCGAATCGGGAGGTCTCTCCCCCGGAGCCAAAGCGGGGATCGGCGTCGGCGCAGCGATAGGTggtatcctcctcctgttgATCCTAGGCTGGGCAATCGTCCTCTGCCGCCGCAAGCGTCGGAGACAAAAGGAGTTGGAGATTGGGCATTATAACAGTATCCATGGCGGTGGGCATCACCctgggatggtgggtgtgggtTCTCCCGGTGGCTTCAGCCAAAGCCATTACTCACAGCAGGATGCCATGACTGTCAGCTCGGCGACGGCTGTGCACCCGagtccgccgccgccgtttAACAGTGGTTTGTATTATGCGCATAATGCTGCTCCTGGGGAGTTACCCGGAACGACGGTGGGTGGGGGGCAGAGCCCGGGGCAAAAGAGCGAGTTGCCGGCTGATGAGAGGTTTTCGGTGCAGTTGCCTACCTAG